One region of Populus trichocarpa isolate Nisqually-1 chromosome 4, P.trichocarpa_v4.1, whole genome shotgun sequence genomic DNA includes:
- the LOC18097516 gene encoding probable LRR receptor-like serine/threonine-protein kinase At1g07650 isoform X4 — protein MVVTVSFLSSTVIFLAPNESRPEEESGTGSKKLVMPVVVSSAIVLFFLVMGIICWKFFFQDKYKRERGTFKSTIWALINGHRNALTVASGGGVGAPKPELQDDLMGLDLKTGSFTLRQLGAATNNFDSANKIGEGGFGSVYKGELSDGTAIAVKQLSPKSTQGNREFVNEIGMISGLKHPNLVKLCGCCIEGDQLLLVYEYMENNCLARALFETSALMLDWPTRFKICVGIARGLAFLHEGSAIRIVHRDIKGTNVLLDKDLNAKISDFGLAKLNEAENTHISTRVAGTIGYMAPEYALWGYLSDKADVYSFGVVALEIVSGRSNSSYNPTNESVCLLDWAFVLQKRGNLMALVDPKLRSEFNKEEAEKMIKVALLCANASPSLRPSMPAVVSMLEGQTSIQEVISDPTIYGGGSQFKQVNYDHFQQVLDQSCSTQDHVFSSDKTWNVSTSMSAHDLYPPSP, from the exons ATGGTGGTCACGGTCAGCTTTCTCAGCTCTACAGTTATTTTTCTGGCACCAAATGAGTCACGTCCAGAAGAAG AATCTGGAACGGGAAGCAAGAAACTTGTTATGCCCGTAGTTGTCTCTTCAGCCATAGtcctttttttcttggtaaTGGGTATCATTTGTTGgaaattcttttttcaagaCAAGTACAAGAGAGAACGAGGTACATTTAAATCAACAATTTGGGCTCTGATTAATGGACACCGCAACGCCTTGACGGTGGCTAGTGGAGGAGGAGTGGGCGCTCCAAAACCAGAACTACAAGATG ATCTCATGGGGCTTGATCTGAAAACTGGTTCGTTCACTCTGAGGCAGCTAGGAGCTGCCACAAACAATTTTGATTCTGCAAACAAGATTGGAGAGGGTGGTTTTGGGTCCGTGTACAAG GGTGAGTTATCAGACGGGACTGCTATCGCTGTTAAGCAGCTATCTCCTAAATCCACGCAAGGAAACCGTGAATTTGTGAATGAAATAGGCATGATATCTGGTTTAAAGCATCCCAATCTTGTAAAGCTTTGTGGATGCTGCATTGAAGGAGACCAGTTGCTGCTTGTATACGAGTACATGGAAAACAATTGCCTTGCTCGCGCACTGTTTG AAACAAGTGCTCTTATGTTGGATTGGCCAACAAGATTTAAGATATGTGTTGGTATAGCCAGAGGCTTGGCGTTTCTCCATGAAGGATCAGCAATCAGGATTGTTCACCGAGACATCAAAGGTACAAATGTGTTGCTGGACAAGGATCTAAACGCCAAGATATCAGACTTTGGACTAGCTAAGCTCAATGAAGCGGAGAACACTCACATTAGCACTCGAGTTGCTGGAACTAT AGGATACATGGCTCCAGAATATGCACTGTGGGGTTATTTATCAGACAAGGCAGATGTTTACAGTTTTGGGGTTGTTGCTTTAGAGATTGTCAGTGGAAGAAGCAATTCAAGTTACAATCCAACAAACGAAAGCGTTTGTCTTCTTGACTGG GCATTTGTATTGCAAAAAAGAGGGAATTTAATGGCGCTGGTGGACCCAAAGCTGCGGTCTGAATTCAACAAGGAAGAGGCTGAAAAGATGATCAAGGTGGCTCTCTTATGCGCCAATGCATCTCCATCTCTAAGGCCTTCAATGCCAGCAGTGGTGAGTATGCTTGAAGGACAGACCAGCATCCAGGAAGTGATCTCAGATCCTACCATATACGGTGGTGGTTCTCAATTTAAACAAGTCAATTATGACCACTTTCAACAGGTTTTAGACCAGAGCTGCAGCACCCAAGACCACGTTTTTTCATCTGATAAAACATGGAATGTATCCACCTCCATGTCTGCCCATGATCTTTACCCACCCAGCCCCTAG
- the LOC18097516 gene encoding probable LRR receptor-like serine/threonine-protein kinase At1g07650 isoform X2, whose amino-acid sequence MVVTVSFLSSTVIFLAPNESRPEEESGTGSKKLVMPVVVSSAIVLFFLVMGIICWKFFFQDKYKRERGTFKSTIWALINGHRNALTVASGGGVGAPKPELQDDLMGLDLKTGSFTLRQLGAATNNFDSANKIGEGGFGSVYKGELSDGTAIAVKQLSPKSTQGNREFVNEIGMISGLKHPNLVKLCGCCIEGDQLLLVYEYMENNCLARALFGAETSALMLDWPTRFKICVGIARGLAFLHEGSAIRIVHRDIKGTNVLLDKDLNAKISDFGLAKLNEAENTHISTRVAGTIGYMAPEYALWGYLSDKADVYSFGVVALEIVSGRSNSSYNPTNESVCLLDWAFVLQKRGNLMALVDPKLRSEFNKEEAEKMIKVALLCANASPSLRPSMPAVVSMLEGQTSIQEVISDPTIYGGGSQFKQVNYDHFQQVLDQSCSTQDHVFSSDKTWNVSTSMSAHDLYPPSP is encoded by the exons ATGGTGGTCACGGTCAGCTTTCTCAGCTCTACAGTTATTTTTCTGGCACCAAATGAGTCACGTCCAGAAGAAG AATCTGGAACGGGAAGCAAGAAACTTGTTATGCCCGTAGTTGTCTCTTCAGCCATAGtcctttttttcttggtaaTGGGTATCATTTGTTGgaaattcttttttcaagaCAAGTACAAGAGAGAACGAGGTACATTTAAATCAACAATTTGGGCTCTGATTAATGGACACCGCAACGCCTTGACGGTGGCTAGTGGAGGAGGAGTGGGCGCTCCAAAACCAGAACTACAAGATG ATCTCATGGGGCTTGATCTGAAAACTGGTTCGTTCACTCTGAGGCAGCTAGGAGCTGCCACAAACAATTTTGATTCTGCAAACAAGATTGGAGAGGGTGGTTTTGGGTCCGTGTACAAG GGTGAGTTATCAGACGGGACTGCTATCGCTGTTAAGCAGCTATCTCCTAAATCCACGCAAGGAAACCGTGAATTTGTGAATGAAATAGGCATGATATCTGGTTTAAAGCATCCCAATCTTGTAAAGCTTTGTGGATGCTGCATTGAAGGAGACCAGTTGCTGCTTGTATACGAGTACATGGAAAACAATTGCCTTGCTCGCGCACTGTTTG GTGCAGAAACAAGTGCTCTTATGTTGGATTGGCCAACAAGATTTAAGATATGTGTTGGTATAGCCAGAGGCTTGGCGTTTCTCCATGAAGGATCAGCAATCAGGATTGTTCACCGAGACATCAAAGGTACAAATGTGTTGCTGGACAAGGATCTAAACGCCAAGATATCAGACTTTGGACTAGCTAAGCTCAATGAAGCGGAGAACACTCACATTAGCACTCGAGTTGCTGGAACTAT AGGATACATGGCTCCAGAATATGCACTGTGGGGTTATTTATCAGACAAGGCAGATGTTTACAGTTTTGGGGTTGTTGCTTTAGAGATTGTCAGTGGAAGAAGCAATTCAAGTTACAATCCAACAAACGAAAGCGTTTGTCTTCTTGACTGG GCATTTGTATTGCAAAAAAGAGGGAATTTAATGGCGCTGGTGGACCCAAAGCTGCGGTCTGAATTCAACAAGGAAGAGGCTGAAAAGATGATCAAGGTGGCTCTCTTATGCGCCAATGCATCTCCATCTCTAAGGCCTTCAATGCCAGCAGTGGTGAGTATGCTTGAAGGACAGACCAGCATCCAGGAAGTGATCTCAGATCCTACCATATACGGTGGTGGTTCTCAATTTAAACAAGTCAATTATGACCACTTTCAACAGGTTTTAGACCAGAGCTGCAGCACCCAAGACCACGTTTTTTCATCTGATAAAACATGGAATGTATCCACCTCCATGTCTGCCCATGATCTTTACCCACCCAGCCCCTAG
- the LOC18097516 gene encoding probable LRR receptor-like serine/threonine-protein kinase At1g07650 isoform X6, with the protein MPVVVSSAIVLFFLVMGIICWKFFFQDKYKRERGTFKSTIWALINGHRNALTVASGGGVGAPKPELQDDLMGLDLKTGSFTLRQLGAATNNFDSANKIGEGGFGSVYKGELSDGTAIAVKQLSPKSTQGNREFVNEIGMISGLKHPNLVKLCGCCIEGDQLLLVYEYMENNCLARALFGAETSALMLDWPTRFKICVGIARGLAFLHEGSAIRIVHRDIKGTNVLLDKDLNAKISDFGLAKLNEAENTHISTRVAGTIGYMAPEYALWGYLSDKADVYSFGVVALEIVSGRSNSSYNPTNESVCLLDWAFVLQKRGNLMALVDPKLRSEFNKEEAEKMIKVALLCANASPSLRPSMPAVVSMLEGQTSIQEVISDPTIYGGGSQFKQVNYDHFQQVLDQSCSTQDHVFSSDKTWNVSTSMSAHDLYPPSP; encoded by the exons ATGCCCGTAGTTGTCTCTTCAGCCATAGtcctttttttcttggtaaTGGGTATCATTTGTTGgaaattcttttttcaagaCAAGTACAAGAGAGAACGAGGTACATTTAAATCAACAATTTGGGCTCTGATTAATGGACACCGCAACGCCTTGACGGTGGCTAGTGGAGGAGGAGTGGGCGCTCCAAAACCAGAACTACAAGATG ATCTCATGGGGCTTGATCTGAAAACTGGTTCGTTCACTCTGAGGCAGCTAGGAGCTGCCACAAACAATTTTGATTCTGCAAACAAGATTGGAGAGGGTGGTTTTGGGTCCGTGTACAAG GGTGAGTTATCAGACGGGACTGCTATCGCTGTTAAGCAGCTATCTCCTAAATCCACGCAAGGAAACCGTGAATTTGTGAATGAAATAGGCATGATATCTGGTTTAAAGCATCCCAATCTTGTAAAGCTTTGTGGATGCTGCATTGAAGGAGACCAGTTGCTGCTTGTATACGAGTACATGGAAAACAATTGCCTTGCTCGCGCACTGTTTG GTGCAGAAACAAGTGCTCTTATGTTGGATTGGCCAACAAGATTTAAGATATGTGTTGGTATAGCCAGAGGCTTGGCGTTTCTCCATGAAGGATCAGCAATCAGGATTGTTCACCGAGACATCAAAGGTACAAATGTGTTGCTGGACAAGGATCTAAACGCCAAGATATCAGACTTTGGACTAGCTAAGCTCAATGAAGCGGAGAACACTCACATTAGCACTCGAGTTGCTGGAACTAT AGGATACATGGCTCCAGAATATGCACTGTGGGGTTATTTATCAGACAAGGCAGATGTTTACAGTTTTGGGGTTGTTGCTTTAGAGATTGTCAGTGGAAGAAGCAATTCAAGTTACAATCCAACAAACGAAAGCGTTTGTCTTCTTGACTGG GCATTTGTATTGCAAAAAAGAGGGAATTTAATGGCGCTGGTGGACCCAAAGCTGCGGTCTGAATTCAACAAGGAAGAGGCTGAAAAGATGATCAAGGTGGCTCTCTTATGCGCCAATGCATCTCCATCTCTAAGGCCTTCAATGCCAGCAGTGGTGAGTATGCTTGAAGGACAGACCAGCATCCAGGAAGTGATCTCAGATCCTACCATATACGGTGGTGGTTCTCAATTTAAACAAGTCAATTATGACCACTTTCAACAGGTTTTAGACCAGAGCTGCAGCACCCAAGACCACGTTTTTTCATCTGATAAAACATGGAATGTATCCACCTCCATGTCTGCCCATGATCTTTACCCACCCAGCCCCTAG
- the LOC18097516 gene encoding probable LRR receptor-like serine/threonine-protein kinase At1g07650 isoform X3, whose amino-acid sequence MAVTVSFLSSTVTLLAPNESRPEEESGTGSKKLVMPVVVSSAIVLFFLVMGIICWKFFFQDKYKRERGTFKSTIWALINGHRNALTVASGGGVGAPKPELQDDLMGLDLKTGSFTLRQLGAATNNFDSANKIGEGGFGSVYKGELSDGTAIAVKQLSPKSTQGNREFVNEIGMISGLKHPNLVKLCGCCIEGDQLLLVYEYMENNCLARALFGAETSALMLDWPTRFKICVGIARGLAFLHEGSAIRIVHRDIKGTNVLLDKDLNAKISDFGLAKLNEAENTHISTRVAGTIGYMAPEYALWGYLSDKADVYSFGVVALEIVSGRSNSSYNPTNESVCLLDWAFVLQKRGNLMALVDPKLRSEFNKEEAEKMIKVALLCANASPSLRPSMPAVVSMLEGQTSIQEVISDPTIYGGGSQFKQVNYDHFQQVLDQSCSTQDHVFSSDKTWNVSTSMSAHDLYPPSP is encoded by the exons AATCTGGAACGGGAAGCAAGAAACTTGTTATGCCCGTAGTTGTCTCTTCAGCCATAGtcctttttttcttggtaaTGGGTATCATTTGTTGgaaattcttttttcaagaCAAGTACAAGAGAGAACGAGGTACATTTAAATCAACAATTTGGGCTCTGATTAATGGACACCGCAACGCCTTGACGGTGGCTAGTGGAGGAGGAGTGGGCGCTCCAAAACCAGAACTACAAGATG ATCTCATGGGGCTTGATCTGAAAACTGGTTCGTTCACTCTGAGGCAGCTAGGAGCTGCCACAAACAATTTTGATTCTGCAAACAAGATTGGAGAGGGTGGTTTTGGGTCCGTGTACAAG GGTGAGTTATCAGACGGGACTGCTATCGCTGTTAAGCAGCTATCTCCTAAATCCACGCAAGGAAACCGTGAATTTGTGAATGAAATAGGCATGATATCTGGTTTAAAGCATCCCAATCTTGTAAAGCTTTGTGGATGCTGCATTGAAGGAGACCAGTTGCTGCTTGTATACGAGTACATGGAAAACAATTGCCTTGCTCGCGCACTGTTTG GTGCAGAAACAAGTGCTCTTATGTTGGATTGGCCAACAAGATTTAAGATATGTGTTGGTATAGCCAGAGGCTTGGCGTTTCTCCATGAAGGATCAGCAATCAGGATTGTTCACCGAGACATCAAAGGTACAAATGTGTTGCTGGACAAGGATCTAAACGCCAAGATATCAGACTTTGGACTAGCTAAGCTCAATGAAGCGGAGAACACTCACATTAGCACTCGAGTTGCTGGAACTAT AGGATACATGGCTCCAGAATATGCACTGTGGGGTTATTTATCAGACAAGGCAGATGTTTACAGTTTTGGGGTTGTTGCTTTAGAGATTGTCAGTGGAAGAAGCAATTCAAGTTACAATCCAACAAACGAAAGCGTTTGTCTTCTTGACTGG GCATTTGTATTGCAAAAAAGAGGGAATTTAATGGCGCTGGTGGACCCAAAGCTGCGGTCTGAATTCAACAAGGAAGAGGCTGAAAAGATGATCAAGGTGGCTCTCTTATGCGCCAATGCATCTCCATCTCTAAGGCCTTCAATGCCAGCAGTGGTGAGTATGCTTGAAGGACAGACCAGCATCCAGGAAGTGATCTCAGATCCTACCATATACGGTGGTGGTTCTCAATTTAAACAAGTCAATTATGACCACTTTCAACAGGTTTTAGACCAGAGCTGCAGCACCCAAGACCACGTTTTTTCATCTGATAAAACATGGAATGTATCCACCTCCATGTCTGCCCATGATCTTTACCCACCCAGCCCCTAG